Sequence from the Bacillus thuringiensis genome:
CACTAAAAAGAAAGAATTTTAGTATTACAACGTATGTAGGCTCAAAACTGTAATCTAAATTCATCAAAGGAGTTTTTTTATGAAGACATACAATATTCCTGTAGAAGCGACTTTAGAAGTTATTGGTGGAAAGTGGAAGGTTGTTATCCTTTGTCATTTAAAAAAAGGAACAAAAAGAACGAGCGAATTAAAACGTTTAATGCCTGGTATTACTCAAAAAATGTTAACACAACAATTACGTGAACTAGAAGAAGACGATGTAA
This genomic interval carries:
- a CDS encoding winged helix-turn-helix transcriptional regulator encodes the protein MKTYNIPVEATLEVIGGKWKVVILCHLKKGTKRTSELKRLMPGITQKMLTQQLRELEEDDVIQRKVYDQVPPKVEYSLTDYGSSLGAILDSLCTWGEVHLEKNGNTSMLITADE